A stretch of the Fodinicurvata sediminis DSM 21159 genome encodes the following:
- a CDS encoding YcjF family protein: MDSEKLEALKRKARHRRASSIVQRNTLWAAGTGLIPIPVLDSAAIVAVQLKMLAEISNVYGVHFQKSSGRSVIAALMTSLTSNVLGKSLLGTGIFSSLSKTLPVIGSTLSILTMPGFNAAFTYALGKVFQQHYALGGTLQDFDPKKAEPYFHEKLKEGFVFSQKAKSA, from the coding sequence TTGGACAGTGAAAAGCTGGAAGCATTGAAGCGCAAGGCACGGCATCGTCGTGCCTCGTCCATTGTTCAGCGCAACACACTCTGGGCCGCCGGTACAGGCCTGATACCAATTCCCGTTTTGGATTCGGCGGCGATCGTTGCGGTGCAGCTGAAGATGCTGGCCGAAATCAGCAACGTCTACGGGGTCCATTTCCAGAAAAGCAGCGGCAGGTCCGTCATTGCAGCGTTGATGACCAGCCTGACCAGCAATGTGCTTGGCAAATCGCTTCTGGGGACAGGTATATTCTCCAGCCTGTCCAAGACGCTTCCGGTCATTGGCTCGACATTGAGCATCCTGACCATGCCTGGCTTCAACGCGGCGTTCACTTATGCACTGGGCAAGGTCTTCCAACAGCATTATGCCCTTGGGGGAACCTTGCAGGATTTCGACCCCAAGAAGGCAGAACCCTATTTCCACGAGAAGCTTAAAGAAGGTTTCGTGTTCTCCCAGAAGGCAAAATCAGCCTGA
- a CDS encoding cyclic peptide export ABC transporter encodes MKLLELLSWGDNRFMLRLAIAGTLSGIGSAALLGIVNSAAEEISDNGLDRVNWLLAGIFILISVVYFLAEVYLLSNIARQIEDGIDKVRKRLFGQIAAADFAQLETFGQARLYDSITQSTQVISQNSHLIGMTFRSLLLLVAVMVYVFWLSALAFFLIVVVIGVGIVIYLRMGRTLSDWFGELHRIEGVLFGKIADLFFGIKEVRMWSRRSDTLYASFASTSEDKMEIGQTAHRLISRQMIMGISAFYVLLAVIVFVVPVYTASLGTDISKIVTAVLFMIGPISIIVQSMTVLGLAEQSAQRMAALSKDLSTISEPIADEGTAALPSEFNRITFDQVTFTYPGRDPRHGFVLGPLDLSIERGELLFVTGGNGAGKSTLVKLLTGLYRPVSGTIRIDQLQLGPQSIAPYRNLIATVFSDSHLFADLHGIDGIDPEEAAYWLERFEMAHATSIQDGRYTTIDLSAGQRKRLGLITAILEHRPIIVLDEWAADQDPQFRKKFYHEILPELKRRGTTIIAVTHDDHYFDVPDRRLHLETGKLVELEADDARGRI; translated from the coding sequence ATGAAGTTGCTGGAATTGTTATCCTGGGGCGATAACAGGTTCATGCTCCGGCTGGCCATTGCGGGAACGCTTTCCGGTATCGGAAGTGCCGCCCTTCTTGGCATCGTGAACTCTGCAGCCGAGGAAATCAGCGACAACGGCCTGGACCGCGTCAACTGGCTTCTGGCCGGCATCTTCATTCTTATTTCCGTCGTCTATTTCCTGGCCGAGGTCTATCTGCTGAGCAATATTGCCAGGCAGATCGAGGATGGCATCGACAAGGTTCGCAAGCGGCTTTTCGGGCAGATCGCGGCGGCCGATTTCGCCCAACTCGAAACATTCGGGCAGGCCCGGCTTTATGACAGCATCACCCAAAGCACTCAGGTCATTTCCCAGAACTCGCACCTGATCGGAATGACCTTCCGCAGCCTGCTGTTGCTGGTTGCAGTGATGGTCTATGTCTTCTGGCTTTCCGCGCTGGCCTTTTTCCTGATCGTTGTCGTGATCGGGGTCGGCATCGTTATCTACCTGCGCATGGGTCGGACTCTGTCGGACTGGTTCGGCGAGCTTCACCGGATCGAAGGGGTCCTGTTCGGGAAGATTGCCGACCTGTTCTTCGGCATCAAGGAAGTCCGGATGTGGTCGCGGCGCAGCGACACGCTCTATGCATCCTTCGCGAGTACGTCGGAAGACAAGATGGAAATCGGCCAGACCGCCCATCGCCTGATATCGCGCCAGATGATCATGGGCATTTCGGCCTTCTATGTCCTGCTGGCCGTGATCGTATTTGTCGTGCCAGTCTATACGGCAAGCCTTGGCACCGATATCTCGAAGATCGTCACGGCGGTCCTTTTCATGATCGGGCCCATCAGCATCATCGTGCAGTCCATGACTGTCCTCGGCCTGGCCGAACAATCCGCACAGCGCATGGCGGCACTGTCGAAGGATCTTTCGACCATCAGCGAACCGATCGCCGATGAGGGGACTGCGGCCCTGCCGTCCGAGTTCAACCGCATCACCTTTGACCAGGTGACCTTCACCTACCCCGGTCGCGATCCGCGACACGGCTTCGTGCTTGGTCCCCTCGATCTCTCCATCGAGCGCGGGGAGCTTCTGTTTGTAACTGGGGGCAATGGAGCGGGGAAATCGACACTGGTCAAGCTGCTGACCGGGCTTTACCGGCCGGTGTCTGGGACGATCAGGATCGACCAGCTTCAGTTGGGACCGCAAAGCATCGCACCCTATCGCAACCTGATCGCCACGGTGTTCTCGGACTCCCATCTGTTTGCCGATCTGCATGGCATTGATGGGATTGATCCTGAGGAAGCCGCCTATTGGCTTGAACGCTTCGAGATGGCCCATGCCACCAGCATTCAGGATGGGCGCTATACAACAATCGACCTGTCGGCCGGACAACGCAAACGGCTGGGCCTGATTACGGCGATCCTGGAGCATCGCCCGATTATTGTCCTGGACGAATGGGCGGCCGACCAGGATCCGCAGTTCCGCAAGAAGTTCTATCACGAGATCCTGCCCGAACTGAAAAGGCGTGGCACCACGATCATCGCGGTTACGCATGACGATCATTACTTCGATGTTCCGGACCGTCGTTTGCATCTTGAGACCGGCAAACTTGTTGAACTCGAGGCTGACGATGCACGCGGGAGGATCTGA
- a CDS encoding TAXI family TRAP transporter solute-binding subunit — MATFALAQEAPQEFPLPQDEALGSIILEETAKDSNTDRFKSGALMPSPQDQQRVDGLIYEPDAIPLSQYRRQLDDSASLISFSEYDIASDGETRPSYYAAIYSGSTGGAYFKVAAAICDMMRRTYERHRVRCVPLRSQGVGSNIQLMNEGRVQMALVQSNNNWEAQEGINPIPGARSVMSLHDEMGLLVVRRDSDIESLADLPGKRINIGPEGSASRELWLELLEQNEIDLDDFETVYSVAQDYNRQGICNDYIDAFGLWIGHPVPVIEESLACDSKVVGMGGELTRELVEQHPYYFNQVLPTGTYSNQNESIDSYGFKASLIAYEPADPYVVYWVTRIIHENIETLRAEYPTFRSTTAEDLSEKGNFLPFHRGAACYWQIRPDACEWQETYDSVAHSRE, encoded by the coding sequence GTGGCAACCTTTGCGCTGGCACAAGAAGCACCACAGGAATTTCCCCTTCCGCAAGACGAGGCGCTTGGCAGCATTATCCTCGAAGAGACCGCCAAAGACTCCAATACCGACCGCTTCAAAAGCGGCGCCCTGATGCCTTCACCCCAGGATCAACAGAGGGTCGACGGTCTGATCTATGAACCGGATGCCATTCCGCTGTCGCAATATCGTCGCCAGCTCGACGATTCGGCAAGCCTGATCTCCTTCTCCGAATATGACATTGCAAGCGATGGCGAGACCCGCCCGTCCTATTATGCAGCCATCTACAGCGGCAGCACGGGCGGCGCCTACTTCAAGGTTGCCGCAGCCATCTGCGACATGATGCGCCGAACCTACGAGCGTCACCGTGTTCGCTGCGTTCCGTTGCGCTCGCAAGGGGTTGGCAGCAACATTCAGCTCATGAACGAAGGGCGTGTTCAGATGGCGCTGGTGCAATCCAACAACAACTGGGAAGCACAGGAAGGGATCAATCCGATCCCCGGGGCCCGGTCCGTCATGTCGCTTCATGACGAAATGGGACTTCTGGTCGTGCGCCGTGATTCCGATATTGAAAGCCTAGCCGACCTGCCTGGCAAACGCATCAATATCGGGCCGGAAGGCTCTGCTTCACGTGAACTCTGGCTTGAGTTGCTTGAGCAGAACGAGATCGACCTCGATGACTTCGAGACGGTTTACAGTGTCGCCCAGGATTACAATCGGCAGGGTATCTGCAATGACTACATCGATGCCTTCGGTCTCTGGATCGGACACCCCGTCCCGGTGATTGAAGAAAGCCTGGCCTGCGATTCCAAGGTCGTTGGCATGGGCGGAGAATTGACCCGCGAGCTTGTCGAACAGCACCCCTACTACTTCAATCAGGTTTTGCCGACGGGCACCTACTCCAATCAGAACGAATCCATCGACTCATACGGCTTCAAGGCCTCCCTGATTGCCTATGAGCCAGCAGATCCCTACGTCGTTTATTGGGTGACACGCATCATTCACGAGAACATCGAAACACTGAGAGCAGAGTATCCCACTTTCAGAAGCACAACAGCAGAGGACTTGTCTGAAAAAGGAAACTTCCTACCCTTTCACAGGGGCGCCGCATGCTATTGGCAAATACGCCCGGATGCCTGTGAATGGCAGGAAACCTACGACTCAGTCGCCCATTCAAGGGAATAG
- a CDS encoding GNAT family N-acetyltransferase, translated as MTPIIRLNESHLEAVIALHHEVVREFPPELVARETDAFFRDHMAACGQIFGAFRHDRLIAYGVLGLPRPGDPNFGRDHGLPDHELAGVAHIDGVAVRADQRRLRWQHRMVQHRLQAAREAGRKIALSTVAPENYASVVNILSAGLSIRNLISKFGGKRFLLRRDLEDHSGTVTSSSDPSEMSTWCLCNDLERCEELLEAGYVGVTYRKASDDTVPEIGWRPAQFMQG; from the coding sequence ATGACACCGATCATCCGTCTGAACGAGTCGCACCTGGAGGCCGTGATTGCACTGCACCATGAAGTCGTACGCGAATTTCCGCCTGAGTTGGTGGCAAGAGAAACCGATGCGTTTTTCCGTGATCACATGGCGGCCTGCGGACAGATCTTCGGGGCCTTCAGGCATGATCGGCTGATCGCTTATGGCGTCCTGGGCCTGCCCCGTCCGGGAGACCCCAACTTTGGCAGGGATCATGGACTTCCGGATCATGAACTGGCGGGCGTTGCACATATAGACGGTGTTGCGGTGCGCGCCGATCAACGCAGGCTTCGTTGGCAGCACAGGATGGTCCAGCACCGCCTGCAGGCAGCCAGGGAAGCCGGACGCAAGATCGCGCTCAGCACGGTTGCTCCGGAAAATTATGCGAGCGTTGTTAATATCTTGTCGGCCGGTCTGTCCATCCGCAACTTGATCAGCAAGTTCGGCGGCAAGCGATTCTTGTTGCGCCGGGACCTGGAGGATCACAGCGGAACGGTGACCTCCTCAAGTGATCCATCGGAAATGAGCACCTGGTGCCTGTGCAATGATCTTGAGCGCTGCGAGGAACTGCTCGAGGCTGGCTATGTCGGAGTGACTTACCGCAAGGCGTCCGACGACACAGTTCCGGAGATAGGTTGGAGGCCCGCCCAGTTCATGCAGGGGTAG
- a CDS encoding pyridoxal-phosphate dependent enzyme, which translates to MSGFDSPVVIPAEIRRAVTEISSWPDYAPSPLLPSPGLARELALGEVWIKDESRRFGLGGVKVLGAPYGLSRQFQKLGLYPGAPGCRDYIAVAATDGNHGLALAWAARQFNCCARIFVGNEVDTARIQRLRESGAEIVKVDGTYDDAVSAAEENANAPNVILVTDTDYRGNLEVTRDIMAGYALLGVECARQIASESVAIDSLFLQCGVGGMAAGCAIGFWQESGVKPIVYSVEPETAACVKASLESGRLTRLPGTLSTRMVGLSCGCPSLPALEILRSVCAGSLAIDDTTAAQVQEQLCCGLLRDAPLDTWDTGISGIAGLWHAAKNRELRGKFGLTARSRVLVVNSEGASPGESH; encoded by the coding sequence ATGAGTGGCTTTGACAGCCCTGTTGTTATACCTGCAGAGATTCGACGAGCTGTCACGGAGATCTCCTCATGGCCGGATTACGCGCCAAGCCCCCTGTTGCCATCGCCCGGCCTTGCACGCGAACTGGCGCTGGGAGAGGTCTGGATCAAGGACGAAAGCAGGCGTTTCGGGTTGGGGGGTGTCAAGGTTCTCGGTGCGCCTTATGGTCTGAGCCGGCAGTTCCAGAAACTTGGCCTCTATCCTGGAGCTCCTGGCTGCCGGGACTATATCGCGGTTGCAGCAACGGACGGCAATCATGGGCTGGCGCTTGCCTGGGCGGCGAGACAGTTCAACTGTTGCGCCCGGATCTTCGTCGGCAACGAAGTCGATACGGCCCGGATACAGCGCTTGCGTGAAAGCGGTGCCGAGATCGTCAAGGTGGATGGAACCTATGATGACGCCGTCTCCGCCGCCGAGGAAAATGCGAACGCGCCAAACGTGATCCTGGTCACCGATACCGATTACCGTGGGAACCTTGAGGTCACACGCGATATCATGGCCGGTTATGCCCTTTTGGGAGTGGAGTGTGCGCGTCAAATCGCTTCAGAGTCTGTCGCGATCGACAGCCTGTTTCTGCAATGCGGTGTGGGCGGAATGGCGGCAGGCTGCGCCATCGGCTTCTGGCAGGAAAGTGGGGTCAAGCCGATTGTCTATTCGGTCGAACCCGAAACGGCTGCCTGTGTGAAAGCCAGCCTGGAGAGCGGCCGGCTGACCCGTCTGCCAGGAACGCTATCAACCCGCATGGTGGGACTTTCCTGTGGCTGTCCAAGCCTGCCGGCTCTTGAGATTCTTCGGAGTGTCTGTGCGGGCAGTCTTGCAATCGATGATACGACGGCAGCTCAGGTGCAGGAACAGCTGTGCTGTGGCCTTCTAAGAGATGCACCCTTGGATACATGGGATACCGGCATTTCCGGAATTGCCGGATTGTGGCATGCAGCGAAGAACAGGGAGTTGCGCGGAAAATTCGGGCTGACCGCTCGAAGCAGGGTGCTGGTCGTGAACAGTGAAGGGGCCAGTCCCGGAGAATCTCATTGA
- a CDS encoding MFS transporter produces MSRLSEPNSENVDKGRESRRRLLPRGKIWILLLFSAIALCATLVAVSWRAADLARADLQSEITQKAEIEARTLSERIAHALHLEIPVEEIVGFGEVVGQLQDGDPDLVFAAVVQDESILHNGGFSAGEIAPLLDPAGDTETSPYIVTRVLVQPTGGNAENLDIVVGHDRAALMRPVTDNLYDIGVIFFITLALSFELVLLVLTVNVVLPARVAKRVLLNMRARKFTLLHGQSTHDEIGRFMERMNSMIGHMARKAGTEPHRVREAKLIGVRMLAFLFVLAEELARPIMPSFFGEISANTLDGQLGAGIVMALQLLMVAVAMPLCSLFQEQVGSLRMYLAGAFLATVGLFGTAFAIGFWDLLSWRALSGIGYATTFVACQSYVLNATNEKNRTQGTAMMVGGIMLADICGPAIGGILAGHFGEAATFLAGGTVAGLAVALAYFLMDDRVRGQATPPVPTREAFRAMLSNRRFQVLILFAAVPAKLILSGFLYYLTPLILLQSGATTAETGRVLMLYGLVALLTGWAIARWTDDKQNETRAVGIGGALTAVGLLLAGWMPDYGIFAVAIAMLGLAQATSIPAQVSASLKLSEEFTRSHGTGPVLAVLRLAERLGGALGPLLAAGLTLWVGTGGAVLVLGIIAAVAVTAFELMIRIAPNEQAAKSGDSGELS; encoded by the coding sequence ATGAGCCGATTGTCCGAGCCGAATTCGGAAAATGTCGATAAGGGAAGGGAGTCCCGCAGGCGTCTGCTGCCCAGGGGCAAGATCTGGATCCTGCTTCTGTTCAGTGCCATTGCCCTTTGCGCCACCCTGGTCGCCGTTTCCTGGCGTGCTGCCGATCTGGCGCGCGCGGACCTGCAATCCGAAATCACCCAGAAGGCTGAAATCGAAGCGCGCACACTGTCAGAGAGAATCGCGCATGCTCTGCATCTAGAAATCCCGGTGGAAGAGATCGTCGGCTTTGGAGAGGTTGTTGGCCAGCTGCAGGATGGAGATCCGGACCTGGTCTTTGCCGCTGTCGTCCAGGATGAATCCATTCTGCACAATGGTGGCTTTTCGGCCGGGGAAATTGCCCCGCTCCTCGATCCGGCAGGGGACACAGAAACTTCACCCTATATCGTAACCCGTGTGCTGGTTCAGCCTACGGGAGGCAATGCAGAGAACCTGGACATCGTTGTTGGCCACGACAGGGCGGCCCTGATGCGCCCGGTCACAGACAACCTGTACGATATTGGGGTCATCTTCTTCATTACATTGGCCTTGTCCTTTGAGCTGGTCCTGTTGGTTCTGACGGTGAATGTCGTTCTGCCTGCGCGGGTTGCCAAACGTGTCCTGCTGAACATGCGCGCACGCAAGTTCACCCTTCTGCACGGCCAGTCGACCCACGATGAAATCGGCCGTTTCATGGAACGCATGAATTCCATGATCGGCCATATGGCGCGCAAGGCCGGCACCGAGCCTCATCGCGTGCGGGAGGCAAAACTGATCGGGGTGCGGATGCTGGCATTCCTGTTCGTGCTGGCTGAGGAATTGGCCCGGCCGATCATGCCGAGTTTCTTTGGCGAGATTTCCGCGAACACCCTGGACGGGCAGTTGGGTGCCGGCATTGTCATGGCCTTGCAGCTTCTGATGGTGGCTGTCGCCATGCCGCTGTGCAGCCTGTTCCAGGAGCAGGTCGGATCGCTGAGGATGTATCTTGCAGGGGCGTTTCTGGCGACCGTCGGTCTGTTTGGCACGGCCTTCGCGATTGGTTTCTGGGACCTTTTGTCCTGGCGGGCGCTCTCCGGGATCGGCTATGCGACCACCTTTGTGGCTTGCCAGTCCTATGTGCTGAACGCCACCAACGAAAAGAACCGGACGCAGGGGACCGCCATGATGGTCGGCGGGATCATGCTGGCCGACATTTGCGGCCCTGCCATAGGGGGCATTCTTGCTGGCCACTTCGGAGAAGCGGCCACATTCCTGGCGGGGGGCACAGTGGCCGGCCTCGCCGTGGCACTGGCCTATTTCCTGATGGATGACAGGGTGCGGGGACAGGCTACACCCCCGGTTCCGACACGCGAGGCGTTTCGGGCCATGCTGTCCAATCGGCGGTTTCAGGTTCTGATTCTCTTTGCGGCCGTTCCCGCCAAGCTGATCCTGAGCGGGTTCCTCTATTATCTGACCCCGCTTATCCTGTTGCAGTCCGGCGCCACTACGGCTGAGACAGGTCGTGTCCTCATGCTTTACGGGCTGGTGGCCTTGCTGACCGGCTGGGCCATCGCGCGCTGGACAGATGACAAGCAGAACGAAACCCGTGCGGTGGGTATTGGAGGCGCACTTACGGCTGTCGGCCTCCTGCTGGCTGGATGGATGCCGGACTACGGGATTTTTGCCGTGGCCATTGCAATGCTGGGGCTGGCACAGGCGACATCGATTCCTGCCCAGGTTTCCGCAAGCCTTAAACTCAGTGAGGAGTTTACGCGCAGTCACGGGACCGGTCCGGTCTTGGCCGTGCTGCGCCTTGCTGAACGATTGGGCGGTGCGCTTGGTCCGTTACTGGCAGCAGGATTGACCCTATGGGTCGGTACCGGGGGTGCGGTCCTTGTGCTGGGCATCATTGCCGCTGTTGCGGTGACGGCCTTCGAACTCATGATCCGGATCGCCCCCAATGAGCAGGCGGCCAAGTCCGGCGATTCAGGGGAGCTTTCTTGA